DNA sequence from the Manihot esculenta cultivar AM560-2 chromosome 11, M.esculenta_v8, whole genome shotgun sequence genome:
ATTATATAACCATGGTAAGCTACTTAAGTTGAAGTAATATTGTAGTTTAACATGTTTAACTGTAGAGGAATAAGGACTTATAGATATgaactttttataattaatatagatagaaaaaaaaaattccgaaAGCACACAAGACAAAAATGTGTCATTTTAAAAACCCATTGCAAAAtttcaaagaagaaaaaaacaaacaaaatctaaactaaaataaagcaaatactTTCTCCATTAGCTTGAGTGCATCAGGATCTCTAGGAGGCCATGAAATCTCTTCCTCCTCGTGAACAACAGGTTTCAAAATTTCCTTGAGAACATCAGTAGATGATTCAATCTTTTCCTACAATGGGAAAAAGTAATGATGAAAGAAAACAAAAGCAATGAAACTGTTATCTATGAAATAGTTTGGAAAAAAATTGCTTGATTGTGTGCTTCTATGTGCATGTTTGTGTTATAAAGagccagagagagagagagaggtacaTTAGTCTTGTGGACAAGACAGTCCACAATGCTCATCACTGATATTGCCAATTCCTCATAATCTTTCTGCAGACAGTAACCAACCACTTCACTTAGAATGCAGGGAAATAGTTAAATATCAGAAACCTTGTAAAACGATATCTAGAATTAACCAAGTAAAAAACCATGCTTTATCATCCTCTGATTTGCACGTATCAGTTCTTGCAGCAAGCCGTATCCAAAATCCCTCATTGAAAGCGAGGATATTTTCAACAACAAGCTTCTGAAGCTGTTCACAGGGGAAGAAAATCAGCAAGAATGATTTTGCTGAAATGaacttatatattaataaactaTACACGGTTCTTAGTTTGTTATTATAGTGATAAGATTCATTCCATtcaaagaaaatatgcatgttGATAACTCTACCAAGATGAGATGACATTTGCATTTCTCCGTAGAATATTTGCTTGCATTGTCACAAAGCCAAACAAAACACCTTCAGGATCTTAACTCTTTTATCCTAACATGTTACTTCAACAAATATGTCACTCCTAAAACATCACTAGAATAAATTCCATGTTTGCACCATAAAAGCTGGAAAATGCAATTAACTTATGTTTCCAAATAGGAAAAAGAGAATTTGGGTGGATAACATAAAACAAGTACCAATTCATGGTTTACTTACTTCTTGTGGATTTGCATCCCTCAGCATATCTATCAGCCTATCTACTTCTACAGTCTTTTTGAATGATTCTTCAGCATCTTGACTGACTGCACAGATCAAAGTTTTCCTGTTTTATTCGATCCAAATACAGAATTTTACAATTAATGTCTCCATTACTGGATACAAGTACTACCTGAGCTTTGAATAAATTGTAACAGCACAAGCACGGATACAATTGAAAAACATTGCTTCAAACAGTCACAAGTAGTTAACCTTCCACTACTCCAATAACTAGTCCCAATTCCCAAATacaaattattatttcttttcttttcactttCTTGCACTGACACCACCGAGTAACACATTCAAGAACGAGTAAAAACACAAATGAGATCACAAGATAAGAAAATATGTTCAGGAAATCTGGTGAAACTtaaaagaacataaaaaaaattatcaagatAAGCAAATTAAACTACAGAGCAATTACCTCCTCTTTGACTTCAATGAAGTAGCCGCAAAATGCGGCATGAGTTTCTGCATAGAGAAGGACCTGATTTTCCATCCTTGGAGCAACAAATTCTGCATTGTAAAGCAAATGAACAAAATCACacgaaaagcaaaaaaaaaaaaaaagagagaatcaATAAACATAAATAACATTAGCAATGTAAAATAAAGATAATGAAACCTGTTTGGCTGCCTAGAAAACTAAGAAAGCaagaaaactaaaagaaaaaagaaagagaaaatctGGTTAACAATATAATGCATAATTGAAGAAGCAAAAATTACAGACAAATAAGAAGCTATAAATTAGGGTTTCAGATTGAATGAATCTAAGAAATACAGTTAATGAGAAAGAGAAAGTGAATTACGTGCTTATGGcaaaaagaggaagaagagaagaagcgaAGAGTAGGGGATTTTGGAGGAGCAGCAAATAGTGAGGCCATTGGTGTATGGAAGCAGTGGCGGGAGGACCCGGAACAGTAACTAATAACCGTTCAATTTAGCAGCGAAATCCTCGAATCTCAATTGGCTGGATAATGGATCAGATAGACGTCTTTTGGGCCTCCGCTTCGAAAAATTACTTTGCGGGTGTTTGGGCATTGACCGctcaaaaaatttttttttaaaaaaaatactattttaattgacgttaaaaaatatattttttttttggaaaaaaatgttttattattttaggatACGTTCAATGCGGTtgcttttctatatttttaatttttatttgataaaaaaacatATAACTTATTCCTTTATTAGttgcatttttatttttctatttattaaaaatatttttaaaattaaaaattataaatcttgatatttttctttaaatttttattagaatattattaaaaattttaaatttttatcttaattaattaaattctttttttattttaaatatatattattcaattaatttataaaacatatttgtattttattattataaaaaaatttatcaaaattttatctcaatcaatcaaatacatttctttatttttaaatatatatttatttaattaatttataaaattatatttttattttattattataaaaaatgttatttaatttctatattataaaaaaaattttaattaattttttaattttaaaaaataaattaaaatatttttaaaatttaaaaaatctattaattaatcttttcattaattttaattttaaatattttattattatataaaaaattattttattatttaattcatataatataaaaaattttattaattaatatttcaattttgtaaatatatttattaactatcctttttatattaaagatattttaaatttttttataataaaaatttattatttagtcttgtgataggaaaaaaattcaattttaatttgaaaaataaattaaaatatttttaaatattaaaaatatactaatttattttttattagttttaattattaaactttttattagtatttatgataagaaaaaattcattagttaatttttaatttaataaaaacctATACTAATTAATCTTCTTATattgagaaaattttaaatttttgttataaTACCTAACAAGTAAAATTATGgatagattaattaatagatttttcaaaattttaaagatattttaataaaattaataaattatttagtaaatttttttatatcaatatttatttttataatatttaactattaaaattaacagagtaaataattagtaaattttttaaaatataaaaaatacttcaatatattttttaaaattgatggattaattaataaatttttcaatattatagaaattaaataataattttacttactataatatcatatattttataaaaacaatttattatttatttttatataaaattattttattattaaatatcatacttaaaaatattttaattcttatttatataaaaatttataaacttatttttatataaatcatttttaagaaataaataaaagaaatcaaaaaattatttttaatttttgaaaaatatcatATCTTGTGGCTTTTATTAGCGAATGTTCTTTAATCTGTTTTGAAAAAGGCAATCCAATCACTGTTCGCGACCAAGGATTCTATTTTATCATCAATCCAATCACCGTTCACGTCCATCATTCTTTGTCTCTGAACAACACAaacacatgaaaaaaaaaatctcattaattgttattgataaaatttcttaAGATTACAGATATTTCAGGCGTGGCGAATGACTTGGCCATCTAATTTGGTCAGCTTATAAGACTTTGGGTGAATACCCTTCGAGACCCTAAATTGTTCTTTCCGGTTTTTACAAAACTTACCAGACCCAGCACTACCGCCTGTTACTAGGGATGTCAGGCGGGCGGGTTTTtacgggtacccgatccgcccaAATCCTATTACAACGGATTTGGGTTTTTACAAAATGGATTTGGGCGGATTcgggtttgaaaaattttacccgtctcggattcgggtagggttcggaATTAGACtatcggatacccgttacccgaacccgattagtatataacaaaactaaccctaaccctaatccctgatccataattccttttttttttcattttcactaCCCTCTCTCCGTCGCGCCTCTCTCCCTCTTCCCTTCCTATAATTCCCAATTCCCAATCGGCCTCTCTCCTCCACTTCACTGACGCCCAATCAGATATCACCTTCTCCTCTCTTCTTCATCCGCCCGTCCGCCAGTCACCGTAGTAATGCAGGAGCTCACTGTTCTTCCCCGCCAGTCATTTGTTTATACTGCGGTATTAACGATTCTTCTCCTCCTATAAACGACTCAGCTCCTTTCCCTAACTTGGTGAATCGGAATCGAGTTTAATTTTCAGGTATTGAAATTCATTGGATTGGGATATTTTGTTCGTGTTAGGGTTTTGTGATCTTCTTCTCCCTCAGTCATCAATATCTCCTCTCTCCAGTCGGTAACATCTCCCACAGTCCCGCCTCTCTCCCCCATTTCACTGACGAGTGCCGGTAGCCCAATCGACACCGGCgatgtctcctttctctccctagTCCAcaataaatcttctctctcccgatatctccttctctctctccaatGGCCACATCTCCCACTTCTCAATCGGAGACAACTCTTTCCTCTCACTGCCTCTCCACTATCGGCGTCGGCAATATCTCCTTTGGCTGGAATAGgtttgcaatcaaattttttgataatcagATCTTTTATGTCCATATTGTTAAAGAATTTTTAGTTGTTATTAaagaattttagaatttatgaactattaatttgattatttggatatttgctatttgattatTGCTCTCCAATATTTCTACTGCTGGGTATGTCTCCAATATTTCTACTGCTGGCTATGTCTCCAATATTTCTACTGCTGGGTATGTCTCCAATATTTCTACTGCTGGATTGTGCATATCTTAGGAATAGTTTTAGTTGAATAGATAATTGAGGTTGATATTCAGGTTGTGCAAATTTTCTAATTTAGGGTTTGATATTTGGgttataaaatctaaatttttaaatctttttcattgaattcaatttaaaagaaTATGGTTCGGTCGGATTCGGGTATTGTATGGGTATTGTTAAACGGAGTTGAAACGGGTAcggatagtaaaattaaaatactaaacggatttgggacgggttcgaaaattttatatataatcgggttcgggtttgGGTACCCTCAATtttgcgggtaccctacccgtttacatccctacctGTTACATCTGTTCTTTTTTTGAACATTCTGAACTTCTTGTTTCTGTAAACCACCATTCTAATTGCAGCTTGTTCATGTAAAAACTCGGTTTGATCCAGGTTGAACTGCATTTCTTCAAGATTTCCTGAGATTTCACGGTGTTGTGTCTTGAAACTACTTACTTAGACCTCCATAGGAATTATTGTCTCGGCCTCATACACTAGAGAGAAAGGGGTTTCTCTTGTAGTTGTTCTTGGAGTTGTTCTGTATGCTCAGAGCATATGGGGTAATTTGTTAGGCCAGTTGCCTATGACTTTATCAAGTCTTTTCTTCGGCCCTTGCAGGATAGTCCTGTTTGTGACCTCAGTCATTCCATTGGTCTGTGGGTGATAGCCGAACTAAATCTTAAGTTAATCTCCCATTTCTTATAAAAATCTTTGAATTTAGAACTCACAAACTGAGTCCCATAGTCAGTGATTATTACCTTTGGAATACCAAACCGAGTGAAGGTATTCTTGCTGACGAAGGATATCGCCTATTAGGTTGTGATGGACTAAACTGTTTCAGCCTCAGCCcacttaggggtgagcattcggtcggttcagtttaaaatcgaactgaaccgaaaactaaaattttagtatttaagaaaatcaaaccaaaccgattttgatcagaaattaaatcgaatcaaaccgatttgattcagttcgattcgattcggttttatcaatttcgatttttaataaattttttattttttatactttatttttagtattttaaaatttaattaaaatattttaatcttaatatgatttaatttctctatattattgatagagcataatttagtccattttatattaatattattaatgaatatttacatgatttctgcttaatttattgcttttaatattattttgcagaaaatggtgtaaaaggacaatttgaaaaaaatctCCCTAAAAccgccttatttggagcaaaagataGAAAGTCTGCCAAATTGaattcaagtcaagctaaacgagaaaaatattttgaagcttaaatattgAAGCAATTGGACGGCCCATTTCCGCAAGCTCAATTCACGCGCAAGTGGCCCATTCACGCTCATCAATTCACGAAAATAGGCCACAGCAAACACATGCACGTGGGCCCGTTGAACTTCAACGCCCACTCCACCAAGCTCACGGACGGCCCACCTTCACCATTCACAAACACATTCAACGCCCACGTGCACTGGACCAATTCACTTCATCAAAGCGCGCGCACATGTGGCCAGCACCAAAGCACTTCATCAATTCTTGTGCAAGACCAACGTACCACAGCAACACTCGCGCACATGGGACATTAGCTCCAGCGTATGGACCACTTCATCACCCAGCACATGGACACTTGCAAGCTCGCGCACCTTCACTTGCACGTGGACCAAAGCCCCCGCGGGCCCGCTTATGGCCTCCACCCCGCGGGCCCGCTTATGGCCTCCACCCCGCGGGCCCGCTTATGGCCAGCCGTTCTACACTTCCTAACTCACACACACGGGCAGCAACACTCACGCCAAGGGACACACGCACAGTGGACAGAAGTTTCCAAAATAGGGCGCTCCTCTGCACCTATTTAAAGGACATTAAGCGGCTGAAAATAAGGACACAATTCACATCCCACGGCAGTTCCCGCAGGCCAGGCGCAAGGCAAAAATCTCTTCGGTTCTTTCGCtcctctttattttcttttaatttctgctttaattcagccaatgagtggctgatttctttgatctagttgaatattgattgaagctttagttgtttaatgggttgtgagatttgatcaaatattgtttaacttttgggtgtttaatatttatgtaattttatacttaattctcacattattttgttattgagatctacgttgattttttattgcaaaataattatttgttagtttgaataatttaaatccgtaattgcttggattattcttacatgagaacacttgggataaaatccaaggaaattgtatgatctagcgttatctccatacgtttgggtagctaggattggatctctctatttcttaatgcagttgacaattgttttgatgcctaaggcccaaggacgttccttggcaatttgttaattagtaattaattagaggacgttccctaattggtttaatcataaggagagataatggtggtgagaagcgtcttccatctccataactaatatattgaatcaacccaaaagaacaaagtgtctgtgatcaatcccaacaactaaagtggatccaatatttcaactagagctttctcattattgattactttttatttaattatttgctttccattatttttctcattattagtttactacaatcaatctcaaacccccctgttattttgttgacagttttgatcccaattttcagtttatctcatttgatcccacttttagtcttttatctcatttttaatttattatcgttccagtttattttattggtcatagaaagagaaataggtgagttctcaattctctgtggattcgatcctttcaccactatctgcagttgtaaattattgataaccagaaaggttatttttgaccggcttcgacaaccgcgagtcaaaaattggcgccgttgccggggaattgattttacttatttatttttctttcattaccAGATCTGCCACCCTCAACAATGCTACTGAGCAATTACCTTCTGCATCTACTGTCAAGACTGCAGTCTGAGAAACAGAACCAGCTGCTGTCCAAAAGGCAGCCATAAACACTGCTGCTCAAACAACACCTGTTGAATTTGTTGCTATCCAAAAAACAGCATATGCAGAAATTACAGAACAAGCATTACCTGCTGTCCAGGAGATAGCACACACATAAATTACCTCAACAGAACTAGAATCTGCTGCACTAGAATCTGCAGAACCAGCCCTTGCAAACACAGCTGCAGAAATTGCCCAAACAGCCGCTGAGATGGCTGAATTTCATGTGCAACCTGCTGCCCCTGTTCAAAGACCAGATGGACCTGTTGTACATGCTGATATTGAATCAGAAAATCCAGCCAAGAGGGCACCaataccaagag
Encoded proteins:
- the LOC110626767 gene encoding uncharacterized protein LOC110626767 produces the protein MASLFAAPPKSPTLRFFSSSSFCHKHNLLLQGWKIRSFSMQKLMPHFAATSLKSKRRKTLICAVSQDAEESFKKTVEVDRLIDMLRDANPQELQKLVVENILAFNEGFWIRLAARTDTCKSEDDKKDYEELAISVMSIVDCLVHKTNEKIESSTDVLKEILKPVVHEEEEISWPPRDPDALKLMEKKITQREQEGQLDEGFLAEVSAQLRQAKEDRDKPGLQAMLQKVLQLYASRVLSKRSYAKKGDEVLKAEQFLETIIQAPEEEWSKLLIDGLTVGKGEISPDELRAVIKKRIERMLIRTEGGSYQQRILNEYLKGIESRAEDIVQVLQGKP